The Apis mellifera strain DH4 linkage group LG13, Amel_HAv3.1, whole genome shotgun sequence genome includes a region encoding these proteins:
- the LOC113219204 gene encoding uncharacterized protein LOC113219204 yields the protein MQHVMLYCFKKGDSTNDITDEIYTVYGNDATITIIHNWFKRFRDGNFNSKDENRSSCPATTKMDFIKAILAENPRYSVQEIVNAINISRKTKTKLSEAIMMRPRQCKTTCCNDCKRKAVMD from the exons atgcagCATGTTATGCtttattgctttaaaaaagGTGATAGTACAAATGATATTACAGATGAAATTTATACTGTTTACGGGAATGATGCTACTATTACGATCATCCATAATTGGTTTAAGAGATTTAGAGATGGCAATTTTAACTCGAAAGATGAAAATCGCAGCAGTTGTCCAGCAACGACGAAGATGGATTTTATCAAGGCTATACTCGCTGAAAATCCGCGATATAGTGTGCAAGAAATAGTGAATGCCATTAACATTTCCAGGAAAACG AAAACGAAACTTAGCGAAGCCATCATGATGAGACCACGACAATGCAAAACCACATGTTGCAATGACTGTAAGAGAAAAGCTGTTATGGATTGA